One Neovison vison isolate M4711 chromosome 2, ASM_NN_V1, whole genome shotgun sequence genomic window carries:
- the MUL1 gene encoding mitochondrial ubiquitin ligase activator of NFKB 1: MESGGRPSLGQFLLLGTSSVVTAVLYSVYRQKAQVAQELKGAKRIHLGEDLKNILSEAPGKCVPYAVIEGAVRSVKETLNSQFVENCKGVIQRLTLQEHKMVWNRTTHLWNDYSKIIHQRTNTVPFDLVPHEDGVAMAVRVLKPLDSQDLGLETVYEKFHPSVQSFTDVIGHYISGERPKGIQETEEMLKVGATLTGVGELVLDSSSVRLQPPKQGLPYFLSSQDFDSLLQGQEARVRLWKVLTLVFGFATCAALFFILRKHYLQRQERRRLRQLEQEFQEHEAQLLSRAKPEDRESLKSACVVCLSSFKSCVFLECGHVCSCAECYRALPEPKRCPICRQEIARVIPLYNS, from the exons ATGGAGAGCGGAGGGCGGCCCTCGCTGGGCCAGTTCCTCCTCTTGGGCACCAGCTCTGTCGTCACCGCCGTCCTGTACTCCGTGTACCGGCAGAAGGCCCAGGTCGCCCAAGAGCTCAAG GGAGCTAAAAGAATCCACTTGGGTGAAGACTTAAAGAACATTCTCTCGGAAGCTCCAGGAAAATGTGTGCCTTACGCTGTTATTGAAG GGGCTGTTCGATCTGTTAAAGAAACGCTCAACAGCCAGTTCGTGGAAAATTGCAAGGGCGTGATTCAGCGGCTGACGCTGCAGGAACACAAGATGGTGTGGAACCGGACGACCCACCTTTG GAATGACTACTCAAAGATCATTCACCAGAGGACCAACACGGTGCCCTTCGACCTGGTCCCCCACGAGGACGGCGTGGCCATGGCCGTGCGAGTGCTGAAGCCACTGGACTCCCAGGATCTGGGCCTGGAGACCGTGTATGAGAAGTTCCACCCCTCGGTCCAGTCCTTCACTGATGTCATCGGCCACTACATCAGCGGCGAGCGGCCCAAGGGCATCCAGGAGACCGAGGAGATGCTCAAGGTGGGCGCCACGCTCACGGGGGTGGGCGAGCTGGTGCTGGACAGCAGCTCCGTGCGCCTGCAGCCCCCCAAGCAGGGCCTGCCGTACTTCCTCAGCAGCCAGGACTTCGACAGCCTGCTGCAGGGCCAGGAGGCCCGCGTCCGGCTCTGGAAGGTCCTGACACTGGTCTTCGGCTTCGCCACCTGCGCCGCCCTCTTCTTCATCCTCCGCAAGCACTACCTGCAGCGCCAGGAGAGGCGGCGGCTCAGGCAGCTGGAGCAGGAGTTCCAGGAGCACGAGGCGCAGCTGCTGAGCCGCGCCAAGCCCGAGGACAGGGAGAGTCTGAAGAGCGCCTGTGTCGTGTGTCTGAGCAGCTTCAAGTCGTGTGTGTTTCTGGAGTGCGGGCACGTGTGTTCCTGCGCCGAGTGCTACCGCGCCTTGCCGGAGCCCAAGCGGTGCCCCATCTGCAGGCAGGAGATCGCCCGCGTGATCCCTCTGTACAACAGCTAA